Below is a window of Mycolicibacterium chitae DNA.
TGCGACCCCGACGCCGCTGTGGCCCGATCAGGTCGGCGAGATGAGCATCCGCCAGATCGACGGCAAGACCGTGCTGTCCTATTTCAACGCCAGCACCGGCAACATGGAGATCCGGGTGGCCGACGATCCCACCGGACTGGGTACCGCCCCGGTCACGACGGTGGTGCACGCCGACGTCTGGCCCGATCCGGCGGAACGGTTGCCGCCGCCGGAGGACAACCGGCTGGCCCAGCCGTACGGCGGCTACCTTTCCCCGGCCTCGACGCTGGAGGACGTCCGGGTGTTCGTCAGCCAGTGGAACACCGAGTCCCGCGAGCACGCGCCGTACCGGGTCATCCAGTTCGCGGTGCACCCGCACCGGCGCTGAGCTTCACAGCCGATTCATAGAGCGGACCCAGCCCGCACCTCGCGCGGCGCGTGGATCATGCAGGCATGAGCGAAACACCCGAACCGGCGACCGAACCCACCGTCCCGGTCGCCGAACCTGCCGAACCCGTCGTCGTCGAGCGCAAACCCCACCGCCTCTACCAGGTCGCCGCGTGGGTGGCGATCGTGGCCGGCACGCTGGTCATCGTCGCGGTGATCTTCTTCGCCGGGTTCATCCTGGGCAAGGCGTCCGACGGCGGCCACGGACACTTCGGTCATCACCATCCCGGGATGATGATGAAGCCCGACCGCGGCGGGCCGATGGGGCCGCCGATGATGCGCCCAGACGGCTTCCGGGAGGGGCACATGTGGCCGGGCCCCGGCAACATGGGGCCGGGTGGTCCGGGACCGTCCGATCAGCCGCGCCCGGCCGAGTCGCCGCGCCCGACCGATCAGCGCGACAGCGGCCGGTAGAACACCAGCCCGTTGCCCTTGTTGTCGTAGACGACCGCGCGCCGTTCGTGGGCGTCGTCGTAGGGGCCCTTGATGATCGCGCCGCCGCTGTCCTCGACCGCCTTGGCCGCGCCGTCGACGTCGGCCGTCTTGATTCCCACGACCACCTTGCCGGGGATCGGATGGTCGACGTCGGTGGCCAGCGCCAGCGTCACCGAACTGCCGTCGAGCGCGGCGAAGTGCGCGCCGTCGCGGAACTTCAGGGCCATCCCCAGCGTCTCGCTGTAGAACCGGATGGACTCGTCGAGATCGTCGGTCGACAAGATGATCATCCGAACTTCGTGGTCACTCAACGCTGCCTCCTCGACAGACGACATCGGCCAAATCCTGTTCAGATTATGCCGATATCGCCGCCGAGTCTCGGCGTCAGTACTTGCGGTCGCCCTCGCTGGAGTCGAAGTACGCCCAGCCCCCGTCATCGGAGCGCACCTCCATGCGCCACCCCAACTCGGGCTTGGCCTTCTGGTCGACGAACCAGGCGTGCGCGGAACCAGGCATTGCTCCTATGTCAAGCGGCGGCGGTTTGGTGGGTGTGGTGTCGTGATTGTTCGTCGGCGTGGAGGCGGTTGTAGACGACTCGTGCCAGGCGTCGTTTGAGGCAGCGCAGTGCCTCGGCTTTGGTTTTGCCGTCCTGGTCGATGCGTTTGCGGTAGTAGGTCTGGCCGGGGCTGTCGGCTAGGCGGGTCTGGGTGAGGGCGATGCGGTAGAGGGCGGCGTTGAGTTGTCGGTTGCCTGCTCTGCTCAGACGTACCCGGCCGGCGGTGTTGCCTGACCAGACCGGGATGGGGGCGGTGCCGGTGTGGCAGGCGAACGCGGCTTCGTTTTTGAAGCGGGTGATGCCGGCGGTTTCGCCGACGATCTTGGCGGCGGTCAACTCGGCGCAGCCGGGCAGTGCCAGCAGCTGGGGGGCCACTGCCCGCACCGCGGTGCCGATGCGCTTCTCGAGTTCGTTGATGCTCAGGGTGAGCCGGATGATGTCACCGAGTTCGTCGGTGGCCAGCTCGGCGAGTAGCCCGTCGATGGTGGCCAGCCAGGCGGCCATGGCGGTCTGGGCTTTGGCGCGGGTGAGTGCTTTCTTCTTCAAGATTTGGGTGGGGTCGAGTTCGTGGATGCGGCCCAGCAGTCGGTTGATCGTCGAGGTGCGTTGGGCGACAAGGTCTTCGCGTCGATCGACGAGCAGTTTGAGTTCGCGGGAGACCTCGTCGTGAGCGGCTACGGGCAGATCCGGGTGGCGCAGGACTGCGCGGGCCACGGCCAGCGCGTCGATGGGGTCGGATTTGCCTTGGGTGCGTGCGCCGGCGCGTTCGTGGGCCATCAGCTTCGGTGCGACCCGCACGACCTTCTGACCCGCCGACAACAGGTCCCGCTCCAGGCGCGCTGATAGATTGCGGCAGTCTTCGATACCCCACAGCAGGTCCTCACCGAAGTTGGTCTTGGCCCAAGCCAACGCCTTGAGATGGCCTTCGGTGGTGGCGGGGACGGTCTTTTCTCCTGCTTTGCGGCCCCGGTCGTCGACGGCGACGAAGGTGTGGCTGCGCTTGTGTACATCGGCTCCAAGAACCACCATGGAGGTGCCTTCTTTCCTCAGATGTGGATGGGTAGAAGGTTGGGCCGGCCGGCGGACACATCTCAGTGGGGGCGATGCCACGCTCCTATCAAGTCACGCCGGTCGGTCCTTCCCACCTGATATCGGCACAATGCTCGCTAGCCAACCCCGAAGAGCAGCAGTGCGCGTCTGAGCCAGACACCAGGTGAGAAGAACCCAACCACCGCAACGCGGCAATCACCACAGTGACACTGAGTGCGCGTCGTCGGCGCTCTCGATGTCCTTCGTGTCGACGACGTCACCTTCGGGATTGAGAACTCGATACGTAGCCATGCCACACAGCGTTCCCACCGTCGGCGATTCCGAATCAGCTTCGAAGCTCAGGTGCTCAGGGCCTGTGGCGAGAGTTCCTTGAGCATCGCGTTGGACCAGCGCATCTGGCGTAGCGCCTGCGGATGGCAGCGCGCGGTCAGCTGCAACAACTCATGGTCCTTGGTGGCCTGGGCACCCTGGCCGAGCAGCTCCCAGTCCAGTGACACCCCGGCGGCGGCCCGATGGATCCGGCGCAGGTCGGCCAGCAGTAGCAGGGCCGGCTCCGGACGGCGGCGCAGCACGGCGCTGACCCGCTCCTGCACCCAGCGCGTCACCCACACCCGACGCGGCCGCGCCGACAGGCGCAGGCCGTAGTGGCGGCCGTGCTGGGCCAGGGCCCGGACATGGTCATCGGACCACCGGGCCAGGTCGTCGGCCAGGTGGCTGATGTCCTGATCGCTGTGGTGGCGGGCGGCCGCGGCGCGCAGGGTGCGGGCCAGCGCGCGCTCGCTGCGGTGCAACTCTGCGATGGCCAGTGCGATCTTGTTCATGGTCGACCACCCACCCTGCGCAGGGTCGCCGCCGCGGTCTTGAAGATCGGCTGCTTGGACACCGGATCCCAGTCGGTGAGCGTGAGTTCGTTGGCGGCGCGATGATGCCCGCCCTGGTGCCCGTCCCGATTGCCATCCCAATAGCCGTAGTGGAAGGGCAGAAAGACCACGCCCGAGCGGATCTCGGTGAGCCGGGCGGCGGCCGCGACGCAGCCGCGCGGCGTGCGGATCTCCACCAGGTCGCCCTCGGAGATCCCCAACTGCAGCGCGTCGCCGTTCGAGATCTCGACCCACACCTGCGGGGCGGCCGCGTCGAGTTCCGGTGTGCGACCGGTCTTGGTGCGGGTGTGGAAGTGATAGACGGTGCGGCCGGTGATCAACGCGTACGGGAACTCCGGGGACGGACGCTCGTGGGCGGGCACGTACTCGGCGGCCTTGATGATGGCCCTGCCGTCGGGGTTCATCGCGCGGTACTCGGTGGGCTCCAGCGGGGCGCCGGTGATCAGGTCCTTGCCGTAGGCCTCGCAGTAATCCGGTGCGGCCCAGAACTTCCCGTCACTGTAGAGCCGCTCGGTGCCGTCGGGGTTCTCGTCGTTGCACGGCCACTGGATGCCGCTGCCCCCGCGTAGCTTGGCGTAGCTCAATCCGGTGTAGTCGCAGGGGCGCCCGGCGCTGCACCGCTGCCACGCCTCGAACGCCTCCTCGGGGGTGTTCCACGGCGGCAGGGGCCCGCCGTCGCGGTCCCGGAAGTCCATCCGGCGCGCGTAGTCCAGGAAGATCTCCAGGTCGCTGCGGGCCTGACCGGGCGGCTCGACGGCCTTCTCCGAGAGGTGCACGGTGCGGTCGGTATTGGTGAACGTGCCGGTCTTCTCCGCCCACGCCGCGGCGGGCAACACCACGTCGGCGAGTTCGGCCGTCTCGGTGGGGAAGATGTCCTCGACCACCAGGAACAGTCGCTCCTGGGCGAGGATCTCGCGAATGCGGGCGAGTTCGGGAAGCGAGACCGCCGGATTGGTCGCGGTCACCCACAGCATCCGCAGCGTGCCCTCCTCGGCGTAGCGCAACATCTGCATGCAGTGCGTCGGCGGGGCGTAGTGCGGGATCTGCAGCGGGTCTAGGTTCCACAGCTCGGCCAACTCCGCGATGTGAGAGTCGTTGGCCCAGTTGCGGAATCCGGCGAGGTCGCCGTCGGCGCCGCATTCCCGGGTGTTTTCCGCGGTGGGCTGCCCGTTCATCTGCAGGATGCCGCAGCCGGGGCGGCCGAGCATGCCGCGCACCAGGTGCACGTTGTTGACCTGCACGGCCGCCGCGGTCGCCTGATGGGACTGGTAGAAACCCTGCAGCACGGTCGAGAGCAGACGTTGCGCGGTGCCGATGATCTGCGCGGCGCGCCGCAACTCGGCGGCATCGATCCCGCAGATCCGTGCGACGCGCGACGGCGGGAACTCCGAGACCCGTTTGCGTAGTTCGTCGTAGCCCACCGTGTGGTTCTCGAGGTAGGAGTGGTCCACCCAGTCGTGGTGCAGGATCTCGTGCAGCAGGCCGTTCATCAGAGCGACGTTGGTGCCGGGCAGCGGTGCCAGGTGCACGGTGGCGTGTCGGGCGACGGGGGTGGGTCGCGGATCGACGCAGACGATGGCCGGCGGGTCGGGGCCGGCCAGCCGGTCGAGCATCCGCATCCACAGCACGGTCTGCGTCTCGGCGACGTTATGTCCATACAGCGCAATCACGTCGGCGTGGTCGACGTCGGTGTAGGAGCCGGGCTGTCCGTCGCAGCCGAAGGACTCCTTGAGCGCCTCCCCCGCGGTGGCGGTGCACAACCGGGTGTTGCCGTCGACGTGGTTGGTGCCGATCGCGCCGTGCGCGATCACGCCCTGGGTGTAGTACTCCTCCAGGAACAGCTGACCGGAGGTGTAGAAGCCGATGGAGCTGGGGCCGTGCTCGTCCAGCAGGGCGCGGCTGCGCCGGACGATCTCGTCCATCGCGGTGTCCCAATCGCATTCGACGAGTCGGCCGTCGCGGCGGATCAGCGGCGTCGTCAGCCGGTCGGGTGCGGCGTTGGCCTGCCAGCCGAACAGGTCCTTGATGTCGACGCGCCCGTGGTTGACGCGGTCCACGGCGCGTCCGCGCACGCCCACGATGCGGCCGTCGCGAACGCCGATGTCGATGCCGTCGCCGTTGGAGTGCAGCACCGCGGCCGACTGCACCCAGCGTTGCACCTGCTCGGGCTCGACCCCGTCGGCGAGGTGGGTATCGACGCGCTGCGGCCAGCACTCACCGCGGCCGTAGGGCGTCCTGCTACCCCACGGATCGGCGATGCCGCCCCTTGTTTCCACGTTCTCAGCTCCCGTCGATGCGGGCCGGGTACCCGTCGGCGAGAATCACAAACGGTCGCGGGGAAGGAGGGCCGATGAACACCCAACCGCCGCTGCTGTTCGCGCTGGACCTGACCGGGACGTTCGCGTTCGGGCTCAACGGGGCGCTGACGGCGCTGCGCGCCACCCGGCTCGACGTGGTCGGCGTGGTGACGCTGGGAATGTTGACCGCGCTCGGCGGCGGGGTGATCCGCGACGTGCTCATCGACGCGCTGCCCCCGGCGACGTTCCTGTACTGGCCGTACTTCGCCCTGGCGATCGGCGGTGCGCTGATCGCGTTCGTCCTGAACAGGTGGCTGGGGCGGCTGACGATGCCGCTGACCGTGCTGGATGCGATCGGGCTGAGTGTGTTCGCGGTGATCGGGGCGAGCAAGGCCGTGGCGTTCGGACTGGGCCTGGCCCCCGCGGCACTGCTCGGCGTCATCACCGCCGTCGGGGGCGGCACCATTCGTGACGCGCTGGTGGGGCAGGTGCCGACGGTGCTGCGCAGCGAGTTGTACGCCATCCCGGCGCTCGTCGCCGCGGTGCTCACGGTGCTGGCCATCCGGTTCGACGCCTACGGGCTGCCGGTCGCACTGGGCGCCGCCGCGGTGTGTTTCGTCATCCGGATGCTCGGGGTCCGGTTCCGCCTGAACGCGCCGCGACCGCCGTTCGCCTCGCCGTAGGTTCGGCCCGTCCGGATCGGGTATACGCCGCTCGAATGCGCACAGCAACCGACGAGAGGCACGGCGATGACGAAGCTGGCAGTGATCTACTACTCGGCGACCGGGCACGGCACCAAGATGGCCGAGCGTCTCGCGCAGGCGGGCGAGGCGGCCGGGGCGGAGGTCCGGATGCGGCACATCGCCGAGACCCGGGACCCGCAGACCTTCGCCGAGAACCCGGCGTGGTCGGCGAATTACGAAGCGACCAAGGATCTTCCGCCCGCGACCGGCGACGACATCGTCTGGGCCGACGCGGTGATCCTCGGCACGCCCACCCGGTTCGCCAGCACCGCGTCGCCGTTCCAGACGTTCATGGACTCCCTCGGCGGGCTGTGGGCACAGGGCAAGCTCGCCGACAAGGTGTACGCCTGTTACACCTCCAGCCAGACCACCCACGGCGGTCAGGAGACCACGCTGATCGGGATGTACACCTCGCTGATGCACTTCGGCGGCGTCCTGGTGCCGCCCGGCTACACCGACGGGTTGAAGTTCGCCGACGGCAACCCGTACGGCGTCAGCCACGTCACCGGTCCGGACAACCAGAACGAACTGAACGACGCCACGCTGGCCGCGCTGGACCACATGGTCACCCGCGTGGTGAAGGTGGCCGACAAGCTGGCCTGAGCGGGGCGCCCGGGGGACTAGCCTGGTCCCATGAAGTTCGGAATCTCCACGTTCGTCACCGACGACGGCATCGACGCGGTCACGCTGGCCCGCGCCATCGAGGAACGCGGCTTCGCCGCGCTGTCCGTCGCCGAGCACACCCAGATCCCGGTCAGCCGGGAATCGCCGTTCCCCTCCGGCGGCGAGGTGCCCGACAAGTACTACCGGACGCTGGATCCGTTCGTCACGCTGGCCGCCGCGGCGGCGGTGACGTCGAGCATCGAGCTGATCACCGGGGTGGCGCTGCTGATCCAGCGCGATCCGATCATCACGGCCAAGGAGGCCGCCAGCATCGACCTGATCTCAGGCGGGCGGTTCGCCCTCGGTGTCGGGGCGGGCTGGAACCTCGAGGAGATGCGCCAGCACGGCACGAACCCGAAGACTCGCGGCGCCCGGCTCGACGAGAGCATCGAGGCCATCAAGGCGCTGTGGACCACCGAGCCGGCCGAATACCACGGCCAGATCATCGATTTCGAGCCGCTGTACATGCGGCCCAAGCCGGTCCAGCGCCCGCATCCGCCGATCTTCATCGGCGGGGGTTCGGCGGCCACGGTCCGGCGGGTGGTCCGCCACAAGGCCGGCTGGATCTCCAACCCGCTGTCGCCCGAGCGGCTGGCCAAGCTCATCGGCGAGATGCGTGACGGTGCCGGTGGTGACGTGCCGCTGGCCATGTTCGGCGCGCCGGTCGACCCCGAATACTGGGGTGCGGCAGCCGAACTCGGCTTCGATCAGCTCGGCCTGATGTTGCCGAGCGTGCCGCGCGAC
It encodes the following:
- a CDS encoding LLM class F420-dependent oxidoreductase, producing the protein MKFGISTFVTDDGIDAVTLARAIEERGFAALSVAEHTQIPVSRESPFPSGGEVPDKYYRTLDPFVTLAAAAAVTSSIELITGVALLIQRDPIITAKEAASIDLISGGRFALGVGAGWNLEEMRQHGTNPKTRGARLDESIEAIKALWTTEPAEYHGQIIDFEPLYMRPKPVQRPHPPIFIGGGSAATVRRVVRHKAGWISNPLSPERLAKLIGEMRDGAGGDVPLAMFGAPVDPEYWGAAAELGFDQLGLMLPSVPRDEALRLLDDYAAQVAKYR
- the wrbA gene encoding NAD(P)H:quinone oxidoreductase, translated to MTKLAVIYYSATGHGTKMAERLAQAGEAAGAEVRMRHIAETRDPQTFAENPAWSANYEATKDLPPATGDDIVWADAVILGTPTRFASTASPFQTFMDSLGGLWAQGKLADKVYACYTSSQTTHGGQETTLIGMYTSLMHFGGVLVPPGYTDGLKFADGNPYGVSHVTGPDNQNELNDATLAALDHMVTRVVKVADKLA
- a CDS encoding trimeric intracellular cation channel family protein, which produces MNTQPPLLFALDLTGTFAFGLNGALTALRATRLDVVGVVTLGMLTALGGGVIRDVLIDALPPATFLYWPYFALAIGGALIAFVLNRWLGRLTMPLTVLDAIGLSVFAVIGASKAVAFGLGLAPAALLGVITAVGGGTIRDALVGQVPTVLRSELYAIPALVAAVLTVLAIRFDAYGLPVALGAAAVCFVIRMLGVRFRLNAPRPPFASP
- a CDS encoding IS110 family transposase, translating into MVVLGADVHKRSHTFVAVDDRGRKAGEKTVPATTEGHLKALAWAKTNFGEDLLWGIEDCRNLSARLERDLLSAGQKVVRVAPKLMAHERAGARTQGKSDPIDALAVARAVLRHPDLPVAAHDEVSRELKLLVDRREDLVAQRTSTINRLLGRIHELDPTQILKKKALTRAKAQTAMAAWLATIDGLLAELATDELGDIIRLTLSINELEKRIGTAVRAVAPQLLALPGCAELTAAKIVGETAGITRFKNEAAFACHTGTAPIPVWSGNTAGRVRLSRAGNRQLNAALYRIALTQTRLADSPGQTYYRKRIDQDGKTKAEALRCLKRRLARVVYNRLHADEQSRHHTHQTAAA
- a CDS encoding VOC family protein, with product MSDHEVRMIILSTDDLDESIRFYSETLGMALKFRDGAHFAALDGSSVTLALATDVDHPIPGKVVVGIKTADVDGAAKAVEDSGGAIIKGPYDDAHERRAVVYDNKGNGLVFYRPLSR
- a CDS encoding molybdopterin oxidoreductase family protein, with protein sequence METRGGIADPWGSRTPYGRGECWPQRVDTHLADGVEPEQVQRWVQSAAVLHSNGDGIDIGVRDGRIVGVRGRAVDRVNHGRVDIKDLFGWQANAAPDRLTTPLIRRDGRLVECDWDTAMDEIVRRSRALLDEHGPSSIGFYTSGQLFLEEYYTQGVIAHGAIGTNHVDGNTRLCTATAGEALKESFGCDGQPGSYTDVDHADVIALYGHNVAETQTVLWMRMLDRLAGPDPPAIVCVDPRPTPVARHATVHLAPLPGTNVALMNGLLHEILHHDWVDHSYLENHTVGYDELRKRVSEFPPSRVARICGIDAAELRRAAQIIGTAQRLLSTVLQGFYQSHQATAAAVQVNNVHLVRGMLGRPGCGILQMNGQPTAENTRECGADGDLAGFRNWANDSHIAELAELWNLDPLQIPHYAPPTHCMQMLRYAEEGTLRMLWVTATNPAVSLPELARIREILAQERLFLVVEDIFPTETAELADVVLPAAAWAEKTGTFTNTDRTVHLSEKAVEPPGQARSDLEIFLDYARRMDFRDRDGGPLPPWNTPEEAFEAWQRCSAGRPCDYTGLSYAKLRGGSGIQWPCNDENPDGTERLYSDGKFWAAPDYCEAYGKDLITGAPLEPTEYRAMNPDGRAIIKAAEYVPAHERPSPEFPYALITGRTVYHFHTRTKTGRTPELDAAAPQVWVEISNGDALQLGISEGDLVEIRTPRGCVAAAARLTEIRSGVVFLPFHYGYWDGNRDGHQGGHHRAANELTLTDWDPVSKQPIFKTAAATLRRVGGRP